The sequence GCAGCGGCGCCGCGGTCGCGAGCGTGCTGCGGCACCTGGTCATGCCGGCGCTCACGCTGGGCGTGGTGTTCGCCGCGGTACTCGCGCGAACTGTGCGGTCGTCCATGATCGAGGTGCTGCACCGCCAGTACGTGACCACGGCGCGCGCGAAGGGGCTCCCCGAGACGGCCGTCGTGATCAAGCACGCGCTGCGCAACGCGCTCATTCCGGCGATCACGGTCGCCGGGCTGCAGATCGGCGAGCTGCTCGGCGGGAACATGATCGTCGAAACGGTCTTCGCCTGGCCCGGCCTCGGGCGCCTCGTCGTCAACTCGATCTTCGCCCGCGACTACCTCGTGGTGCAGGCGGCCGTGATGCTCTACGCCCTCACCTACGTCGCCGCGAACCTGGCCGTCGACGTGGCCTATACCGTGCTCGACCCGCAGATGGAAGTGGCGTGATGGGCGCCCAGCCGCTGCGCGCCGGCGTGCTGCCGATCCTCTACCCGGTGCGGCGCCACGGCGTCCGCGCGCTCTCGTCGCTCCGGCGCATCGCGCGAGGCCTCGCGGCGGAGCCGGTCGGCGCGGCCGCGGCGGTGCTGGTGCTGGTCTACATCCTCAGCGCGCTCCTGGCGCCGGCGATCGCCCCGTACAGCCCCGCGTCCACCGATCTCGCCGCGCGCCTCGCGCCCCCGTCCGCGGCCCACTGGTTCGGCACGGACGCGCTCGGCCGCGACGTCTTCTCCCGCACGATCTACGGCGCGCGGGTCAGCCTGCTTGTCGGCGCGCTCACGGTCGGGCTCTCCGCGGTGATCGGCACGGCGCTCGGCATGGCCGGCGCCTACTTTCGCGGCGCTCTCGACATGGTGGGCGCCCGGGTCGTCGAGCTGCTGCAGGCGTTCCCGTATCTCATCTTCGCGATCGCGATGATGGCGTTTCTCGGCCCGGGCTTCTGGAACCTGATCTGGGCGCTCGCGCTCAAGGGCTGGATCGAGTTCTACCGGCTCGCCCGCGGCGAGACGCTCGCGCAGTCGAACCGCGAGTACGTGGAAGCGGCGCGGGCGATGGGCTACCCGACGTCGTGGATCCTCGTGAGCGAGATCCTGCCGAACATCGTGAACACGGTGACGGTCGTGGCGCTCCTCCGGCTCGGCTACTTCATGGTGCTGGAGGCGTCGCTGTCGTTTCTCGGCGTCGGCATTCCCCCGAGCATCCCGGCGTGGGGCTCCATGATCAGCGACGGCCGCGGCGTGCTCTTCATCGCCTGGTGGGTGAGCACGATCCCCGGCCTCGCGCTGCTGGTCCTCGTGCTGGCGGTCAATCTCCTCGGCGAGCGCATGCGCGAGATTCTGGATCCGCACACCGTTGTGCCTTAAGCCACAGGAGGATCCCCAGCACCAGGCCCCACCCAAATGTGAGCGGAATGTCGCCGACGAGTTCGGCGCGTTAGCCGGAGCTCCTGAAAGCATGCTCCGGAGCTCGCTTAGGCAGACTCACCGACCCCGTGCCCCGCGGGTGCCCAACGGAGCGGCGCGGCGGAGGCCGGTCGTCAAAAAACCCTCAAAAACATCGGCCAGCGATCGGATGTGAATCGTTGACCTGCGCATCGGCTCTGCGCTGCCTCGACTCCGCGGACGTAGGGCGGCTCTCCGGATCGAACCCGAGCGTCGAGATCGAGCAAGTCGGGCCCAAGATGGACGGTTTGCGGTGCACTCAGTGGACTGGCGCTCGGCGGGTTCTATCTCGCCGATAAGTTGCGGAGGATGGTCCGGCCCGACACCCGCCTTTCGTTTAGCTTCGCTTCCGCAATGCGCGCTTCGAAGCCCGAATCGGTGTCCACAACGCAAGAGCAGCACCCGTCGGGTCGTTGATCACGCTGTAGCGTCCCTTCCGCGGCACATCCGATGGCAGAACTATGATCGACGCGCCCATAGCTTTAGCTTGCTCGGTTGATTTGTCCACGTTGGCCACTTGGACGAAAGGGAGCCAGTGTGACGGCACCGTCCGATTTACCACTGGCATCATACCGCCTGCCGTCCCTGCCCCGACGTCGATCTCAGTATACTTATGTTTACCATTGGACGCGTCACGTAGTCGCCATCCAAATAGCCGGCTGTAAAAACTTTTTGCTCTATTATGGTCCTGGGTTTGCAACTGAACATACGTAAATGGATTCGCCATATTCCTCGCCCTCCGATCAATTTGCCTTCGTCACTTTCTGTCCAGGTTTTCCGGGCAACCGAACCCAACCCCGGAACTATAGACTGATCGTTCATCGTGTGCCCTTTCCGAACAACTCCCTGTCTGTTTCTGTGATCGTATCCGACGATTCCCCGGTGAGGACGTTGAAGCGACCGAACACCTGGCGAAACGCGGCTTCCCAGTCGGTGCCATATCGCAACAATCGAGGTTCGACGACATGAGGGACATATTTTAGCGTCCTCAAGTATGCCACGATGGCGTAGACATCGTCGTCCGCCATGCTAGCGTAGAACTGCCATAGCATGACGTGCTCCAGGGGGCTCGGCCTGCCGTATCTGTCTGGTTCGGTTGAGATCCCTCCACGAATCGCCCGTACTACCTGCTCGTCTGGGACGCCCCTCAGATCTCCGCCTATTCCGAAACGCGTCAGATTCGAAGAGTACAAGACTGCATATCCCGGATAGGGGAACACCGCGAACCCCTTTTCATCGGCACGCAACGGCAGGTCAGGTCCGAGCCGAAATACACCAAGGAAGGGATCTGATGGGTCCCCGCCTACAAATTCCTGCAAAATGGGGCCACTAGCAGTAAACTTCTGGAATGAATGACACTCACGGCAGCCAACCAAGGCGTTCATCAGATAAAGTCCACGTTCGGCGGAGCGGCCTTTAGGTGCAAACTCTGGTGCCTTGACCGTCGCAACTTGAGTGGACGATCGCTCAGGAGAAAGGCGACGGTACCGCAGTCGGCCTTGGAGGAAATCGTTACGGATGGGAGCTAGGCTTCGCACGTAGGCGACCAGCGCGCGCACATCATCATCGGCCATGTTTCGGTAGAAGCTGTGCGGCGGAAATAAGAACAGAAATTGAGGGTTTGCACCCTGTTTCCTTTTACCAGCCCGGATTACATTTACCAAATCGTCTTCGGTCCAGCAGCTACTCGAGGCTCTTGCCCCACAAGGTTCCAAGCCGGTCGCAGGATCAGGTGTTATGTTCGACGAGTACACGACTCCGTTCGATTTTCCGGAAAAACGCAAATAGAATGGGACACCGCCCGAGAGGTATCGATTAGGATCCAGATAACGATACCAATCGGGATCTGTACGGAACTTGCGATCTCTCTCAACAGCTGTCGCGTCTTCAGCGGCCGGCCGCGTGTTCTCAACAGCGGGCGGTGTGTGGCATCCCGCGCAGGCCCCTATCGTAGCAAGGTATCGCCCTCGCTCTACTAAGGTGAGTTGCCCTTGAACGGAGC is a genomic window of bacterium containing:
- a CDS encoding ABC transporter permease, with translation MGAQPLRAGVLPILYPVRRHGVRALSSLRRIARGLAAEPVGAAAAVLVLVYILSALLAPAIAPYSPASTDLAARLAPPSAAHWFGTDALGRDVFSRTIYGARVSLLVGALTVGLSAVIGTALGMAGAYFRGALDMVGARVVELLQAFPYLIFAIAMMAFLGPGFWNLIWALALKGWIEFYRLARGETLAQSNREYVEAARAMGYPTSWILVSEILPNIVNTVTVVALLRLGYFMVLEASLSFLGVGIPPSIPAWGSMISDGRGVLFIAWWVSTIPGLALLVLVLAVNLLGERMREILDPHTVVP